From one Astatotilapia calliptera chromosome 10, fAstCal1.2, whole genome shotgun sequence genomic stretch:
- the LOC113030538 gene encoding uncharacterized protein LOC113030538, whose product MALTKLLNNRPDTPYFRPPPLHIKILKSCDQLKVISWDFKDATPKPLMTKTNTIAAITDGQTVTKVTIFEAHASKVQQGGSFIMRGHELSGTGPPYNISVTPRTQFFRAPTLSVREGLVKQAEDLLHPLAPLTSLNMSSTNDGLMTVQGEVVEVSAVKKVLSGKEYVPLKNLQLKEDGFAMTICLWREAAANNFNVGDHISVSHVKHRQSSYGIHLQSTTFTKIETKVEERAEILIIGVATAEMPNHLEVLLEDGKTLYIQNELWSPFDKELEEAAIKVTVKIKGNHIVHIQKYQYE is encoded by the exons ATGGCTTTGACAAAACTTCTCAACAACCGCCCTGACACGCCATACTTCCGGCCACCCCCACTGCACATAAAAATTTTAAAGTCCTGTGACCAGCTAAAAGTCATTAGCTGGGACTTCAAAGATGCAACACCAAAACCCCTGATGACAAAGACGAACACCATTGCGGCGATCACCGATGGCCAGACTGTGACAAAGGTCACAATATTTGAAGCACATGCCTCTAAAGTCCAGCAGGGGGGGTCATTTATTATGAGAGGCCATGAACTCAGTGGCACAGGCCCCCCTTACAACATTAGTGTCACACCCAGAACACAATTTTTTAGGGCACCGACCCTAAGTGTGAGGGAAGGTCTAGTAAAACAAGCAGAGGATCTTCTGCATCCTCTTGCTCCTCTCACCTCACTCAACATGAGCTCCACAAATGACGGACTCATGACAGTTCAAGGGGAGGTGGTGGAG GTTTCTGCTGTAAAGAAGGTGCTGTCGGGAAAAGAATACGTTCCCCTTAAAAATCTGCAGCTGAAGGAG GATGGTTTTGCCATGACAATCTGCCTCTGGAGGGAGGCAGCTGCCAATAACTTCAACGTGGGAGACCACATCAGCGTCTCTCACGTTAAGCATAGACAGTCGTCTTATGGCATACATCTTCAGAGTACAACATTTACAAAGATTGAG ACAAAAGTCGAGGAGCGAGCTGAAATTCTCATCATTGGTGTGGCCACGGCAGAAATGCCAAACCACCTGGAGGTGTTACTGGAGGATGGAAAGACCCTTTACATTCAAAATGAGCTGTGGAGTCCCTTTGACAAGGAACTGGAGGAGGCAGCAATCAAAgtcacagttaaaataaagGGAAACCATATTGTACATATTCAAAAATATCAATACGAATAG